The Sphingomonas bisphenolicum genomic interval GATGAACTGTTGCTAGATGCAGGCGGGCGTCTGATGAGACTAGGCCTGCAAAACGGTCTAATATCTCAATTCGAACTGGTTTAATTCGGCGCCGACACGTCCGGCGTCCGGCATAGCGTGAGACATGCCCTCATGTTTGTAAATAAAATCTCCGTTGAGATAAGTTGGGGTGATTGCGATCCCGCCGGGATAGTTTATTATCCCCAGTATTTCCGAATGTTTGACAGCTGCACCGCCGCGATTTTTCGCATGGTGACCGGTATTGACAAGCGCGCTATGATTGAGAGGTACGGGATTGTTGGTTTTCCGATGGTGGATACCGGAGCCCGTTTTTATATTCCCAGTCGGTTTGGTGAAGAAATTCAGGTGCATACCTCCGTTCCCAAGATTGGCCGTAGTAGTTTTGAGGTGTCACATCGCGTCTTCAGAGGTGAGGATCTGGCGATCGAGGCATTCGAAAAGCGCGTTTGGTCTGCCATCGACCAGGAGAGCGGAAGATTGCGAGGCATTCCATTGCCCCCTGAAATCGTGTCCGCGCTTTCCACTCCCTCCATCCATGAAGGTGTTTCGTCGTGAGCAAGCTGATTATCACCGTTGCTCCTACGGGCGGCATGGCATCCAAGAAGCAGAGTTCGCTTCTTCCCACGCAACCCGATGAAATTGCAGCTTCCGTATACGCATCTTACAAGGAAGGGGCAGCAGTTGCTGCGCTTCACGCTCGTAGGCCGGATGATGGCGCAACTTGTAACGCGGATATTTACCGTGATATTAACGGACGTATTCGCGATTGCTGCGACATCATTATAAACAATTCCACCGGGGGCGGATCAAGCGGTGACATGCTTGTCGAGAGGCCGGACGGATTGTTCGAATCAAGCTTCGAGGAACGACTAAAGGGCTGCGAAGCCGGTGCGGAGATGGCGACCTTCGATGGCATGACCTTCGTCGACGTCCATGGCGGACGGGAAATATGCGTAATCACGCCGCCCAGCCGCTGCGAAACGCTGGTGCAGCGTATGACGGACAGGGGCATCAAGCCTGAATGGGAGGTATTTTCACCAACCCATATATTGCAGGATGTAACACGACTCATTCAGAAAGGCTATGACAAGCCTCCCTACTACATCAATATGGTCCTGGGCGCAGACAAGGGCTTTCAAGGCGCCATGCCCTATAGTCACGATATCCTAGCGGCAATGATCGCGGCTTTGCCGCCGCAGTCGATTTTCTGTGTGTCGGCGATTGGGGCGGCGCAGCTGCCCGCGACCACACAGGCTATGCTGTTGGGCGGACACGTGCGCGTCGGCCTAGAGGACAATCTTTACTATAGCCGCGGGCAGTTAGCGACCAATGAACAGCTCGTGGCTCGAACCCGCCGCATCGCGACGGAACTGGGGATTGACATCGCATCTTCCGCAGAGGCGCGTGAGATCCTCGGCCTGAGTACCCCGAATTCTTGAATGATGGAGCCGGTCTATCAGCGTGCGCAAATCAGCGGGCTATAATGGAGAAGAGGATGGTTGGAAAGAAGCCACTTGTTCTGATGATCGTCACCCACGACACGAAAGAATTCGAGGGACGTTTTCTCAGAACCTGCCTTGAAGAAGCTGGATGCGAAATAGTCCATCTCGATCCAAGCGTGCGGCGTACGGTCGGAAGCCCCGAGATTCCACCCGAAGAGGTTGCTGAAGCGGCGGGGTGGAGCATTGAGAGAGTGCGTGCGCTTGGTCATGAGGGCAAATGCCAGGCTGTGATGATCGAGGGTGCTATCCGAGTTGCCCTTCATCATCATGAGGCGCAACCCTTCTCCGGCATTATCTCTATCGGCGGGTCGATGGGAACAACGCTTGGCACAGCGGTCATGAAGGCCTTTCCCTATGGTCTTCCCAAGTTGATGGTCTCCACCATGGCGTCGGGGTTCACTGCACCATTCGTAGGGGCGAAGGACATCATAATGTCCAATGCCGTCACGGATGTCTCAGGCATCAATTCGATCAGCCGCGATGTCTATCGCAACGCCGCGCTCGCTATTGCTGGCATGGCGAAGGGTTATGACCCTGCCGCACAGAGGGAAGATCGACCTCTCGTTCTTATGACCACATTGGGTACTACCGAAGCATCAGTTCGACGTGTAAGGGAAGCGCTTCAGGACGACGGCAACGAAGTCATGGTGTTCCATTGTGCTGGCGGCGGCGGCGGAACCCTCGATGCGATCGTTGAAGGACGTGATGTCGCTCTAGTGCTCGATTTGTCGGCAACAGAAATCGTCGACCATCTTCACGGCGGCCTTACAGATGGTGGTCCTGAGCGTGCGATGGCGGCGCTGCGAAAGGGCATTCCGACGATCTTGGCTCCCGGCAATGCCGATTTCATCATCGGCGGGCCGTTAGCGGAGGCTAAGAAGCGGTTCCCAGGCACGCGCTATCACATGCATAATGCTGCGCTGACTGCTGTTCGCACACAGATGCAGGAGCTACGAAATCTGGCCGATCACTATGCCAAAATGGTCATTGAAGCGAAAGGACCTGTACGCTTTTTCGTACCGTTGGGCGGCTTTTCCAGCCATGACAGCCCGGAAGGGCATCTCCACGATATCAATGTGCCCGGCCCCTTCGCCGAATATCTTCGCAAAGTCATTCCCAGCGCTATTCCGGTCGAAGCGGTGGATGCTCACTTTAATGATGAAGTGTTTGCTGACCGCATCATTCTCGCGGCCCGCGATTATCTCAAGATCGGAGTGCATGCGTGAAAGGTGATCTGCCTCTAAGTCCTGAGGATGTGAACGAAATCGTCACAATCCTGAAAGGCAGTCAATATGATCGGTTGGACATCCGAACCGATCGCTATCGGCTTCGCGTCAGCAGGGCCGATGCAGGAGAAGGTCAAGGGGAAGGCTGGAGCCAGGCGTGGTCGCTCGAAGACGAAGCGTCGCCTGCCGGGGCGACTGCCCAGTCGGGTCAGGAAGAAATCCCGGTTCCCGAAGGCATGCATGCCATTCGCGCACCTTTGCCTGGCGTCTTTTACCGCTCCCCAGCTCCTGGAACTGCATACTTCGTTGAGGTCGGCAGCAGCGTCGAGGCAGAATCCAATGTCGGTATCATCGAGACCATGAAGCTCTTCAATCCCGTCCCCGCAGCTTGTGCAGGCGAGATCGCGGAAATCTTAGTCGAGAATGGCGCGATGGTAGATGCCGGCGCCATTTTGATGCTCGTCAAATGATCAGGCGTCTCCTCATTGCCAATCGCGGCGAAATCGCTTTTAGAGTTATTCGCACAGCAAAGCGTCTGGGCATCGAGACTGTCCTTGGGGCGTCCGAAGCGGATCTGAATAGCGCGGCCGCATGGCTGGCGGATCATATCGTAAAGGTCGGTCCGGCTCCCTCGGCGCAAAGCTATCTCGACGTTGCCAAGGTGATCGCCGCGACCAAACTAAGTGGGGCGGATGCGCTGCACCCCGGCTATGGCTTTCTCTCCGAAAATGTGGGCCTTGCCCGTGCTTGCGCGGAAGCGGGGATCGCTTTCGTCGGCCCTTCCTCATCCAGCCTCGAGGCAATGGGTGACAAGCTGATGGCGCGTAAGGTCGGCATCGAAGCGGGCCTCCCGGTGGTCCCGGGCGGTGAGGCAGGCGATAAGGAGGAAGCGCGAAGGCGCGCGCAGGAAACGGGCTATCCGCTATTGCTCAAAGCTGTGTCCGGGGGCGGCGGTAAGGGAATGAAAAGAGTCGATAATGAATCGCAGCTAGATGGTCAGATCGATCTTGCCATGGCTGAAGCGCAGGCTTCCTTCGGGGATCCACGCATCTACGTCGAGCGCTTTATCACGAGCGGCCGGCATATCGAAGTGCAGGTGCTTGGCGATGGTGTGAATGCGATTCATCTGGGCACGCGCGACTGTTCGATACAGCGCCGCTTCCAGAAGCTGGTCGAGGAAGCTCCAGCAGCCCTTCTTCCCGATGACAAGCGCACGGCTATCGAGCAGGCGGCGGTCGATTTGGCCAAGTTTCTGGCATATCGAGGAGCAGGTACGGTCGAATTTCTGGTAGATGCCGTTACTTTCGATTTTTATTTCCTAGAGATGAATGCGCGTATCCAGGTAGAGCATCCCGTAACGGAAGCGATCACCGGCGTCGATCTGATTGAGCAACAGCTGTTAGTAGCAGCCGGTAGCAAATTGGCGCTGACACAGGAGATGATACGGCCTCGCGGTCATGCCATTGAGGTGCGCATCAACGCCGAAAACTGGCGCGAAGATTTCCAGCCCTCGCCCGGGCGCGCCGCATCGGCCAAGTGGCCGGCGGGCGAAGGCATACGCGTCGATACCCATATATTCAATGGCGGCCTCGTCCCGCCCTTTTACGACTCCCTCGCCGGGAAGCTCATTGTCCATGGCAACGACCGAGCCGAGGCTATTGAGCGCCTGACTGCTGCCTTATCGGTATTCGAGCTAGAAGGCATGGATTCAACAGCTGGGCTTCACGCCATTATCGCGGCTGATCCGCGATTCCGTGCCGGCGACGTCGACACCCGCTTCTTCGGAAATTTGAACAATGGCTGAAATAAATCTCGTCGACGTTTCGGTGCGCGATGGCAACCAGTCGCTGTGGGGCGCGACAGGCCTCGATACAGCAAAGATCCTCCAGGTCGCCGGCCAGATGGATCGCGTAGGCTTTAGAGCAATCGATTTCACATCATCGACCCACATGGCCGTAGCAGTGCGTTATTTCCGTAACAATCCCTGGGAGCGTATCAGGCGTGTCCGGGCTGCCATGCCCAACACACCGCTTCAATTTATCACCACCGGCCTACGATTCATTGCTTGGCAGCAGGCTGGTCCCGAATTTATGCGAATCGTCTATCGCCGGCTCCAACATAATGGCATCGGCCGCTTCATTGTTCTTGATCCCATGCATGACATAGATGCGGTTCTTGAAGCAGCTCAGCTCATCAAAGAAGAGGGTGATGCGCAAGTTATGGCGGCGCTGACATTCACCCTCTCTGCCGTGCACGATGATGCATTCTATGCAGATTTCGCAGCGAAACTCGCCAGATCGCCCCATATCGACCTGTTCTACATCAAAGATCCGGGCGGCCTGCTATCTCCAGATCGCGTGAAGACACTCGCACCGGCGATCAAGGCGGTGATCGGCGGGAAATCGCTGGAAGTCCACCCGCACTGCACGATCGGTTATGGTCCACTTACCGCTTTGGCGGCCGCCGATTGCGGAGCTGTCGATGGCATTCATGTCGGTATCGGCCCCCTCGGGGATGGCAGTTCGTTGCCCGAGGCCGGTAGGCTTGTCGCGAATTTGCGGGAAGCAGGCCATAGTGTGCCGATCGATGACAGGGCTCTAGCAAACGTTACCGATTATTGGTGGCGTCTGGCTAAGGCGGAAGGCCTCCAACCGGGCACGCCTCAAGCCTTCGATGCCAGTTTTCTGCGTCACCAGATCGCGGGAGGGGTGATGACCACCACTCGTCGACAACTGAGTGAACTGAAGCTCGAGCACCTTTTTGGCGCGGTAGTCGAAGAGACGGAGCGTGTTCGTGCTGAACTTGGATATCCTATCATGGTAACGCCCTTTCCCCAGATGGTGATGACGCAGGCGACAACAAATATCGTCAGCGGCCAGCGGTACGTTCAGGTATCGGATCAGATTTTGCGCTATGCAATGGGCAAGCTTGGGCGTCCGACGAGCCCAATCGATCCGGTGATCCTGGATGTCATCATGGATCGACCGCGGGCAAAGGAGATAGCTGGTGAACCGGATTTCCCTGACTATTCGGATCTCCGTCGCAAGTTTGGCGCGCATCTGGACGATGAGGAATTTCTGTTGCGCGCCGTGATGCCGGCGGATCAGGTCGACGCAATGCTTGCGATGGGACCCAGCCGCGCAACCTATACTCCGGAGGCTGCGCCGTTGATGAAATTGCTACGAGAACTTATTGCTAACCCGACCCTGAAAGATGTCGTAATCGACAGAAAAGGTTTACGATTGGCACTTCATTCTGGCGCTTCCGCGGGCAAAATGTAATGGTCAGTGAATCGCTTGACGGCTTGGCTGCCCGGCTTGCTGGTGCATCGGGTTTCATTTTCGACATGGACGGCACGCTTGTACTTGGCGACAGCGCCAGTTCTGGATATCGCCCGCTTCCGGGCGCAGAAGTGCTGCTGGAAGAACTTACAGCGCGCGGCATGCCCTTTAGGATTTTCACCAATGGGTCTGCCATAGCCCCGGCTCAATATGCGTATAACCTGCGCGTTGCCGGGTTGAAGGTGCCTGACAGTGCTGTGATGACGCCGACGACGGCCGCTGCATATTGGTTTTCTGAACGGGGGATCCGCAAAGTCAGGGCGCTGGGGCGTAGCGAATCATTCGTGCCGCTGCGTGCCGCTGGTATCGAAGTCGTCGAAAATGCCGCTCCTTCTTGCGCGGTTGAGGCTGTCTATGTCGCCTATCACCGCGCATTCACGTTCGACGATCTGGAGGCGGTGCTCGCGGACCTCGAAGACGGCGCGCAGCTCACAACGGCGTCCAATGTTCCCTTTTTCGCTTCGGAGGGCGGGCGCAAGATCGGAACTAGCTTCGCGATTAATGCGGCCATCACCGCGATGACGGGGATCGAGCCTGTCATACTCGGCAAGCCATCGCTCGCAGCACTGCATTGCGCCCGATCTTTGATGGGTCTGCCGACTGATGCGACGCATAAATTGATCGTCGTGGGTGACGACCCAGGGCTAGAAATGAGAATGGCGCGGGCCGCGTCCGCCGCGAGCATTGGTGTGACGACTGGTCTCTCAGATGCAACCGACTTTGGCGCACATGCCGATGAGCAGGCAGATTTCGTCGTCAGATCGCTCGACGAATTGTGCGTGCGGTTAGGCGAAAGAATTGACGCAGTATGAGGCTTTCGGAAGCTGCGCAATCAGGACTAGAGTAATCCTACGTTGACGGTGCTTCGCTGCGCTTCTTGGTGTGCACAATCACAATGAGACGACATTGATGATGATGGTTCCGCAAATCGGGCCGGGTTAGCAGCGAAAGATTGGGAAGGTTACGCTGGTGCGCGCTGGCGACTTTGCCCCATTGGCATCAATCCCGGGCCGCTCGGCAACCGTTTGGATCGCATAGTCCAGATCGGTCGTGGTCGGCTTGCGGAAGCTTTCATGCGACTTCTCGTGCTAGGTTCATAAATTGGCAGTGCCCGGCTAGCCGCAGGGCGTTCATCCAGAACTCTCGCCGTTGGCCGGTGGCGGCCAGGGCATGGCCGCGATCTTCTGCAATTCGGCCCCTGTGCATTATGCGGACACAGATTCACGGTAGCGGTTTGATGAGCAGCGGCATGAGGCCATTGGCGTCGAGATCGAGGTGATCGGACCAGACATAATCGCCGGTGAGATTGATGCGATCCCAACCCAATGGTGAGAGCCGAGACAGCATAGCCGGATCGATCTGGCTTCCGCGGCGGCGCATTTCTTCGACGGCGTGCCCAAGATAGCGACAGTTGAACAGGATGATCGCTGCGGTGACGAGGTTGAGGGCAGCCGCGCGGGTTTGCTGGTTCTCCAAGCCACGGTCGCGAAAGCGACCGAGCCGATGGAAGGCGACCGCTCGCGCCAGGCTGTTGCGCGCCTCGCCCTTGTTCAACTCGGCGGTGACCGTGCGGCGTAGCGCCGGATCGTCGAACCAGCGCAACGTGAACAGCGTGCGCTCGATCCGTCCTACCTCGCGGAGCGCCGCGGCGAGGCTGTTCTGCTGGCGGTAGGCGGATAGCTTTTTGAGGATCAGCGAGGGCGTAACGGTGCGATCACGCATCGCGCCGATGACGCGTTCGATATCCGGCCAGTGGCTGACGATCAGATCCCGGTTGAGCCTGTGACCGAACAGTGGCGCAAGCCTGCCATAGCGCTTCGAAGGTTCGAATGCGTAGAGGCGCCGGTCGGACAGGCGAGGAATGCGCGGCTCGAAATCGAGCCCGAGGAGATGCATCGTTGCGAACACGATGTCGGAAACGCCGCCTCCATCGACGTGCAGCGCGGTCAGATCGGCGTTGCTGTCATGGCCGAGGAGCCCATCGAGCGCATGGATGGCTTCTCCTGCCGTGCCGGCGATCACCGTCTGGTGCAGCGGCGCGTAGCGGTCGGTGATGGTGGTGTAGATCTTGACCACTGGGTCGCGACCATAATGGGCGTTGACCGCTCCGCCGGCTTCGCCCGGCCCGCCCAGGTAGAAGGCCCAGTCGGCCCGAAGCTGCGATTTTGGCCATGTTGAAGAACAAAGATTGAACATGGCGATCTACCAGGCTCGCTCTTGTCCTCCAATCTCGTAAACATCGGTCTCGATCGAGCACCTGTAGCTCTCTGCGATGTTGAACATCTCTGTCTGGAGAGATGCGATCTCATCATCGAGGCTGACGCCATCGGCACCCTGATCATAGGCGACGGTCAGCGTGTAATCGCAGTTCCCGGTCTTTTGCATCTGGTAATCCCGCTCCAGCATCGCCTCAATGCGCTCGCGAGCGGGCTTTCTGCCACGACCATGCTTGTTGAAGTTCTCGATGGTCAGATGCAGGGCGATGGTGACAGAAGGCGGCTTTTCCGGCAGCCCGATCCTTGAAGGAATGACGTCAAGCGCCCGATAGACGGTCATTCTTGAGATCTTGAGGTCGCGCGCGACGCTGGCCTTGCTCGCGCCGGCGGTGATCCGGCGTCGGATTTCATCGTCATCGATGTTTTTCTTCCGGCCTTTGTAGACGCCTTCGGCGCGCGCCGCCTCGATCCCGGCGCGCTGCCGGTCCTTGATGAACGTCAGTTCCATGTCCGCGACCATGCCCAGAATGGTGATCACCATCCGCCCCATGCTTCCGGCCGTCGTCACCTCCGGCTCAAGCACCCGCAATGAGGCTCCCTTCTGGTCGAGTTCATGAACCAGATTGAGAACATCGCGTGTGGAGCGACCGAGCCGATCGAGACGCAGGACGACGAGTTCGTCATCGGCGCGCAGGAACTGCATGATCGTCTCAAGCTCCGTGCGTCCAGTGCGCGATG includes:
- a CDS encoding acyl-CoA thioesterase, giving the protein MFVNKISVEISWGDCDPAGIVYYPQYFRMFDSCTAAIFRMVTGIDKRAMIERYGIVGFPMVDTGARFYIPSRFGEEIQVHTSVPKIGRSSFEVSHRVFRGEDLAIEAFEKRVWSAIDQESGRLRGIPLPPEIVSALSTPSIHEGVSS
- a CDS encoding BKACE family enzyme, which produces MASKKQSSLLPTQPDEIAASVYASYKEGAAVAALHARRPDDGATCNADIYRDINGRIRDCCDIIINNSTGGGSSGDMLVERPDGLFESSFEERLKGCEAGAEMATFDGMTFVDVHGGREICVITPPSRCETLVQRMTDRGIKPEWEVFSPTHILQDVTRLIQKGYDKPPYYINMVLGADKGFQGAMPYSHDILAAMIAALPPQSIFCVSAIGAAQLPATTQAMLLGGHVRVGLEDNLYYSRGQLATNEQLVARTRRIATELGIDIASSAEAREILGLSTPNS
- a CDS encoding Tm-1-like ATP-binding domain-containing protein, whose translation is MVGKKPLVLMIVTHDTKEFEGRFLRTCLEEAGCEIVHLDPSVRRTVGSPEIPPEEVAEAAGWSIERVRALGHEGKCQAVMIEGAIRVALHHHEAQPFSGIISIGGSMGTTLGTAVMKAFPYGLPKLMVSTMASGFTAPFVGAKDIIMSNAVTDVSGINSISRDVYRNAALAIAGMAKGYDPAAQREDRPLVLMTTLGTTEASVRRVREALQDDGNEVMVFHCAGGGGGTLDAIVEGRDVALVLDLSATEIVDHLHGGLTDGGPERAMAALRKGIPTILAPGNADFIIGGPLAEAKKRFPGTRYHMHNAALTAVRTQMQELRNLADHYAKMVIEAKGPVRFFVPLGGFSSHDSPEGHLHDINVPGPFAEYLRKVIPSAIPVEAVDAHFNDEVFADRIILAARDYLKIGVHA
- a CDS encoding acetyl-CoA carboxylase yields the protein MKGDLPLSPEDVNEIVTILKGSQYDRLDIRTDRYRLRVSRADAGEGQGEGWSQAWSLEDEASPAGATAQSGQEEIPVPEGMHAIRAPLPGVFYRSPAPGTAYFVEVGSSVEAESNVGIIETMKLFNPVPAACAGEIAEILVENGAMVDAGAILMLVK
- a CDS encoding acetyl-CoA carboxylase biotin carboxylase subunit, which encodes MIRRLLIANRGEIAFRVIRTAKRLGIETVLGASEADLNSAAAWLADHIVKVGPAPSAQSYLDVAKVIAATKLSGADALHPGYGFLSENVGLARACAEAGIAFVGPSSSSLEAMGDKLMARKVGIEAGLPVVPGGEAGDKEEARRRAQETGYPLLLKAVSGGGGKGMKRVDNESQLDGQIDLAMAEAQASFGDPRIYVERFITSGRHIEVQVLGDGVNAIHLGTRDCSIQRRFQKLVEEAPAALLPDDKRTAIEQAAVDLAKFLAYRGAGTVEFLVDAVTFDFYFLEMNARIQVEHPVTEAITGVDLIEQQLLVAAGSKLALTQEMIRPRGHAIEVRINAENWREDFQPSPGRAASAKWPAGEGIRVDTHIFNGGLVPPFYDSLAGKLIVHGNDRAEAIERLTAALSVFELEGMDSTAGLHAIIAADPRFRAGDVDTRFFGNLNNG
- a CDS encoding biotin carboxyl carrier protein; the protein is MAEINLVDVSVRDGNQSLWGATGLDTAKILQVAGQMDRVGFRAIDFTSSTHMAVAVRYFRNNPWERIRRVRAAMPNTPLQFITTGLRFIAWQQAGPEFMRIVYRRLQHNGIGRFIVLDPMHDIDAVLEAAQLIKEEGDAQVMAALTFTLSAVHDDAFYADFAAKLARSPHIDLFYIKDPGGLLSPDRVKTLAPAIKAVIGGKSLEVHPHCTIGYGPLTALAAADCGAVDGIHVGIGPLGDGSSLPEAGRLVANLREAGHSVPIDDRALANVTDYWWRLAKAEGLQPGTPQAFDASFLRHQIAGGVMTTTRRQLSELKLEHLFGAVVEETERVRAELGYPIMVTPFPQMVMTQATTNIVSGQRYVQVSDQILRYAMGKLGRPTSPIDPVILDVIMDRPRAKEIAGEPDFPDYSDLRRKFGAHLDDEEFLLRAVMPADQVDAMLAMGPSRATYTPEAAPLMKLLRELIANPTLKDVVIDRKGLRLALHSGASAGKM
- a CDS encoding HAD-IIA family hydrolase, which produces MVSESLDGLAARLAGASGFIFDMDGTLVLGDSASSGYRPLPGAEVLLEELTARGMPFRIFTNGSAIAPAQYAYNLRVAGLKVPDSAVMTPTTAAAYWFSERGIRKVRALGRSESFVPLRAAGIEVVENAAPSCAVEAVYVAYHRAFTFDDLEAVLADLEDGAQLTTASNVPFFASEGGRKIGTSFAINAAITAMTGIEPVILGKPSLAALHCARSLMGLPTDATHKLIVVGDDPGLEMRMARAASAASIGVTTGLSDATDFGAHADEQADFVVRSLDELCVRLGERIDAV
- a CDS encoding recombinase family protein, whose product is MTRVGYARVSTIDQDLDIQVARLKAAGCEILRSETGSGASRTGRTELETIMQFLRADDELVVLRLDRLGRSTRDVLNLVHELDQKGASLRVLEPEVTTAGSMGRMVITILGMVADMELTFIKDRQRAGIEAARAEGVYKGRKKNIDDDEIRRRITAGASKASVARDLKISRMTVYRALDVIPSRIGLPEKPPSVTIALHLTIENFNKHGRGRKPARERIEAMLERDYQMQKTGNCDYTLTVAYDQGADGVSLDDEIASLQTEMFNIAESYRCSIETDVYEIGGQERAW